From the genome of Deltaproteobacteria bacterium:
GTGTTGCTCGCGAGCACGCGTCGGAGGCCGAGCTGCGCGAGCTTGGTGGCCTCTCGGCTCGGCGGTCCGTCGGGGTAGGCGCGAAATTGCCCGCTCGGGAGCTGCTCGCCCAGGAGGTAGCGCGCGAGCTCGAGCTCGAGCTGCTCGGCTTCGCGACCAAAGCGTGCCTCGCTGAAGCGCCGCACCACGATCGTGGCCACGTTCCCGAGGACGCCGACCTCGAGGCTGCCCTGGTAGGTGCCATCGGCCTGGCGATGGAATGCGAGCGCCTCGAGCGCGGATGCGAGCGACGCCTCGGCAGGTGCCTCCCGCGGCGCGAGCCTGGATTCCACGAGGCTCATGCGCTCACGCCCAGGTCGTGCGGTGTACGCGAGAGGCGAATCCAGTCAGGGCTGTACGTGCCCTCGCCCGACCGCCGTCTCACGCGAAACAGGAACACGAGAAGACGATAACAAAACTGACGTCCATGAAGCCAACGACAGTGGATAAATACAAGCGATCGCTGTAGTAGGCGTTCATCCGGGCTGGGCATCTCGATCTGGTAGTTGATAACGGGCACTGTGCTTTCTGCACAGGAAGCTGTGCGCACTTGTGATCACACTCGCTTGCGAAGTGTAGGGCCGCGGCTTACACACTTGCGAGAAGGCCCCTCGGCTGTCCCGGATCGCTCGCCTGGCTGACCCGCCTTCGCTACGCTGCGCGGCGATGGAAGGCCGAACGCCCGACGACATCCCCAAGCTCTGGGAGGCGACCCTCCGGTCGAACCCCAAGGGCCTGGACTCGGGCGCGACGTTCCACCCCGAGCGCCCCAACGAGCTCGTGCCGCCGTCGCTCCCGCCGCACTCGGAAGACGGCACGATTCGCGCCAAGCGCGAGCACGTGGATCCTCCGCCGAGCGTCGCGACGCCGCCGGGCTACGCGATTCAGACGGAGCTGGGCCGCGGCGGCATGGGCGTCGTTTTCCGCGCCAAGCAGGACAGCCTCGATCGCGTGGTCGCGTTGAAGGAGGTGGTCATCGACCACCCGGACGCGGTGTCGCGCTTCGAGTCGGAGGCGCTGATCACCGGGCGGCTCGAGCACCCGAACATCGTGCCCATTTACGATCTCGTGGCGGTGCCGGGCGGCTCGCTCGCCATCTCCATGAAGCTGGTGCGCGGCACGGTGTGGTCCGCGATGCTTCACCCGGCCACCGAGGCCGAGCGTGCCGCTGCTGCGGGACACGACTTCGAAGCGCGGCTGCGCGTGCTGCTCGCGGTGACCAACGCCGTCGCGTTCGCGCACAGCCGCGGCATCGTGCACCTCGATCTCAAGCCCGCCAACGTGATGGTGGGCGAGTTCGGCGAGGTGCTCTTGATGGACTGGGGCCTCGCGGTGCTCTTCGTCGACGCCGGGGGGGAGGAGCCGAGCAAGCGCCGGCTGCCGCACAAGTCGAGCCTGGCGTCGCCGTGCGGAACGCCGAGCTACATGCCGCCGGAGCTCGCGCTCGGCGCGCACGAGGACATCGGACCGCGCACCGACGTGTTTCTGCTCGGCGCGATTCTCCACGAGCTGCTCACCGGCGAGCCGCCACACCGGGGCGCCAACGTGTTGGAGACGGTGGCCAACGCGGCGCGCGGGCAGCAGCCGATCTTCGCTTCCGACGTGCCCACGCCGCTGCAGGACATCTGTCGAAAGGCGATGGCGGCGAAGGTTGCCGACCGCTACGCGTCCGTGACGGACTTCCAGCAAGCGCTGCAGCGCTACCTGCGGAATCGCGAGAGCGTGACGCTGAGCTCGGCGGCCGTGCGCACGCTCGAGTCGGCGGATCGAAAAGCGGCCGAGGCGAACCCCGGCACGGAGACCGCGCTGAGAAACGCCGTGTACGCGCGCTACGCCGACGCGTTCGCCGCGTTCCGGCAGGCGCTGGTGATGTGGCCGGAGAACGTGGACGCACAGCGAGGTGCGCAGAAGTCGGCGCGCGCGCTCGCCGCGTTCGCGCTGCTGCACGGCGACCTGGGCCTCGCCGAGGCGCAGCTCGCGCGGCTCGATGCGTCGCAGCCAGAGACCAAGGCGCTGGCCAGCTCCATTCAGAACGTGCAGGCCCTCCGCGACAGCCAGGCGCGCACGGCGCGACGCACGCGGCTCGGGCTCTTCGGCGCGCTCGGCGCGCTGGTGGTGTTGCTCACGGGCGGCGCGGTGCTCCTGCACTCGCAAGCCGCGCGAACGCAGGCCGCGGCCACGCTCGCCGAGGCGCAGCTGGAGCGCGTGCGGCGGCTCGCTGACTTGAAGCGCCTGCAGGATCTCACCGCCTCGGCCGCCAAGCTCTGGCCGGCGACGCCCGAGCGCGTTCCCGAGATCGAAGCCTGGCTCGCGAGCGCCAACGAGCTCGTGGGCCGCGCGCCGATGCACCGGCACACGCTCGACGATCTGCGCACGCGCGAGGGCCACCGCGATGGCGAGGGCCGTTGGCACTTCGATGACGAGGCCACGCAGTGGGAGCACGACACGCTCTCCACCCTCGATGAAGGCCTGACGCAGTTTCAGGCCGTGCAAGTGGCGGAGGTGTCGCGGCGGCTCGCGTTCGCGCGCACGGTTCGAGCCGTGAGCATCGACCAGCACCGCGAGGCGTGGCAGCACACCATCGAAGCGATCGCCGCGAGCCCGAAGTACGGCGGGCTCCAGATCACGCCGCAGCTCGGGCTCGTGCCGCTCGGCATGGATCGTGAGTCGGGGCTCTTCGAGTTCGCGCACCTCGAGACGGGCATTCCGCCGCAGCGGGCTGCGGATGGAAAGCTCGCGATTGATGAGTCGTCGTCGGTGGTGCTGGTGCTCGTGCCAGGCGGGACGTTCTGGATGGGCGCGTCGCCGAAGGGCCGGAGCGATGGTTCGCCGGGCAATCGCGATCCGGATGCGACCTCGATCGAAGCGCCGGTGCACCAGGTGACGCTCGCTCCCTTCTTCATTTCAAAGTACGAGATGACCCAGGCGCAGTGGGTCCGCGTCACGGGAACGAACCCGTCGGTCTATTCCATCGGTCAGCGCCAGGGAGATCGGCCGATCACCGGGCTGCACCCGGTGGAGCAGGTGTCGTGGAGCGAGTCGTCGCAGGTGATGACCCGGCTCGGGCTGGTGCTGCCCACCGAAGCGCAGTGGGAGTACGCCGCGCGCGGCGGCACGAGCACCATCTTCTGGACCGGCGACGACGAACGCTCGCTCGTCGGCGCCGCGAACCTCGCGGACGAGTACGGCAAGACCCACGGCGGCCCCGCGAGCTGGGTCTTCATCTCCTGGCTCGACGACGGCAACCTCGTGCACGGTCCCATCGGCTCGTATCGCGCCAACGGCTTCGGCCTGCATGACACGGCCGGCAACGTCTGGGAGTGGTGCCAGGATCGCTACGGGCCGTACACGCTGGGCGTCGCGCCGGGGACGGGCGAGCGGCTCGTGACCGACAACCCTGCGCATGTCTTCCGCGGCGGCGGGTTCCGGGCGTCGACGGTGCATGCCAAGAGCGCGGATCGGTACGGCCTCTATGCGCCGGACTTCCGCGGCTTCGACATCGGCTTGCGCCCGGCGCGCGACCTCGAGCCGTGATGTCGACTCAAAAGTATGAGCGACGCTTCGAACGCTGCCGGCGCAGGCCCAGGCCGAGGAACGGAATCACGAACGCGCTCGTGCCAGCGGGGCAGCCCGAGAGCTTGGTGCAGGGCGAGGCGTGGAAGGTGCCGCTCATCTCGTTTCCGTCGGGGAAGGTGAGATCGAAGTCGCCGGCGGCCACGCCGTTAACCAAATCGTTATCGACCTTGATCATGTGCGCCTTGCCGGAGCTGGCCTGGAAGACCACGCAGCCGCCCGCGTCGGCGTCCTGCACGCAGCCGCCGTCGGGCAGGCGCGGCGCCGCCAGCGCGGTGTCGAGGTCGTCGCCCACGGTGCGGACATCGTTGTTCCAGAAGTGCTCGTCGTTCTTCGCGATGAGGATGAGCGCGCCCTCGGTGGCGCCGCCGTCGTTCTCGACGATGCCGCCGCCCGTGATGCGATCGCAGGCCGCAGGGTCGTCACTCATGAGTACGACGACCGGACCGCCATCGATGATGTTGTAGAGCGCGTTGGGCGCTGAAAACGAGACGGTCTCAGCGGTGCCATTCACCACGGTGGCCGAGGGCGGCGTTCCGTTGCTGCAAGCGGCGAGCGTCAGCGTGGCCAGCAGGATCGTGCGCTTCACGGCCGCTTCCTTCGTAGCGCCAGCGCGCCGGCCAGCGCGAGCAAGGGGAACAACGTGCTGCCCTCGGCGGCGGTGCAGCCCGCGAGGTCAAGCTGCGTGCACGGCGAGGCGACGAACGAGCCTTGCAGCTCGCCGCCGTCGGGGAACGTGACGTCGAAGGTGCCGCTCGCGTGCGCGCCCTTCGTGTCGAGGTTGTCGACGTGGATCAGGTTCGCGCTGCCGCTCATCGCCTGGACCATGTTGCGGCACGAGGTGCGGACGGTGAACGGCCCGGCGTCCTCGATGTCCACGGGCGCGGGCTCCTGACAGCTGCCGTCGTTGCCCATCGCGCCGAGCGGACCGCCCGGATCCAGGAGTGCATCCATGTCATCGCCCACGGAGCGGAGATCATTGCCCATGAACTTGCCGGTGCTCAGCTGGAGGCGAATGGACGGAATCGAGCTGCTGCCGGCGCCAGGGACGTCGATGGGCGCCGGGCCCTCGATGAACTGGAGGTTGGAGCAGAGGCTCGGTTCGTCGGCGATCATCACGTTCCAGGTGCCGGTCTTGTCGTAGAAGGCCGTGGGGTGGCTGAACGTGGGCACGCCCGAGCCCTTGCTCGTGACGGACGTCGACGTTGGCTCGGACGAGCAGCCGAGCAACGAGGCGCTGAGAGCGAGAGCGAGCGAGGTGCGCATCGGCACCATCCTCCGCGGGGGTGGCCCGCGGCTCAAGCAATGCGCGTACCCGCTCGCAAG
Proteins encoded in this window:
- a CDS encoding SUMF1/EgtB/PvdO family nonheme iron enzyme, which encodes MEGRTPDDIPKLWEATLRSNPKGLDSGATFHPERPNELVPPSLPPHSEDGTIRAKREHVDPPPSVATPPGYAIQTELGRGGMGVVFRAKQDSLDRVVALKEVVIDHPDAVSRFESEALITGRLEHPNIVPIYDLVAVPGGSLAISMKLVRGTVWSAMLHPATEAERAAAAGHDFEARLRVLLAVTNAVAFAHSRGIVHLDLKPANVMVGEFGEVLLMDWGLAVLFVDAGGEEPSKRRLPHKSSLASPCGTPSYMPPELALGAHEDIGPRTDVFLLGAILHELLTGEPPHRGANVLETVANAARGQQPIFASDVPTPLQDICRKAMAAKVADRYASVTDFQQALQRYLRNRESVTLSSAAVRTLESADRKAAEANPGTETALRNAVYARYADAFAAFRQALVMWPENVDAQRGAQKSARALAAFALLHGDLGLAEAQLARLDASQPETKALASSIQNVQALRDSQARTARRTRLGLFGALGALVVLLTGGAVLLHSQAARTQAAATLAEAQLERVRRLADLKRLQDLTASAAKLWPATPERVPEIEAWLASANELVGRAPMHRHTLDDLRTREGHRDGEGRWHFDDEATQWEHDTLSTLDEGLTQFQAVQVAEVSRRLAFARTVRAVSIDQHREAWQHTIEAIAASPKYGGLQITPQLGLVPLGMDRESGLFEFAHLETGIPPQRAADGKLAIDESSSVVLVLVPGGTFWMGASPKGRSDGSPGNRDPDATSIEAPVHQVTLAPFFISKYEMTQAQWVRVTGTNPSVYSIGQRQGDRPITGLHPVEQVSWSESSQVMTRLGLVLPTEAQWEYAARGGTSTIFWTGDDERSLVGAANLADEYGKTHGGPASWVFISWLDDGNLVHGPIGSYRANGFGLHDTAGNVWEWCQDRYGPYTLGVAPGTGERLVTDNPAHVFRGGGFRASTVHAKSADRYGLYAPDFRGFDIGLRPARDLEP